Proteins encoded within one genomic window of Rhododendron vialii isolate Sample 1 chromosome 1a, ASM3025357v1:
- the LOC131301015 gene encoding receptor-like protein 49, which produces MGALTWLFPFLLYFLEYQVAASSSSPLSSFASSAHPLCRHDQRSALLQFKHLFDINSNASSRCDRAGIPSYPKTLSWDENATDCCNWDGVTCDELTGHVVGLDLSCSQLYGTIQPNSSLFQLSHLQRLNLAHNDFNYSRTSYAFGSFASLTHLNLSKSGFLGSISSELSLLSKLISLDLSSIRLRLNPQLRVIGRLRFKSLLRLEPRARLRLDPLHFKILLKNVTRLQELVLHGVNISFGSPDSLLNLTSLTALDLSSTELSGNLPDGVFHFPNLQKLVLCDNLNLDINLPKSTWGSGGSLWVLDLSETKLFGELPDSIGHLKSLKSLDLSWTSLSGELPDSIGYLKSLKSLDLSSTSLSGELPDSIGYLNSLKSLYLSRTSLSGKLPDSIGFLKSLNYLILSRCKLWGSIPKSLGNLTQIRELDLTGNDFTGEVPSTISNLKQLTHLILDSNDLGGRILAFVEFPMLEKLHIGDNNFTGPIPFNLSGLQNLRELYLNKNSLSGVIPPSLFTLMSLEQLDLSSNHLTGQIPEFQHRLPLDTIDLSDNKLRGPIPQSISTLVNLAELYLASNDLSAVARSNGNNTLPNLRNFRMSSCNIEVFPYFLRASENLVELDLSQNRIHGQIPNWVGFIGKASLLYLNLSHNFLTGINKLPWEHLNTLDLRSNLLQGPLLIPPPSILYFLMSNNSLYGEISSSVCNASSLQMLDLSHNKLSGEVPQCLGNSSSFLEVLSLRSNGFKGTLPLTFEKPSQLRSLDLSENHFEGPLPRSLVNCRSLEVLNVGNNKVNDTFPNWLGILPELQVLVVRSNQFHGPINTIMSEFSFPKLRIVDLSYNEFTGHLPTRYFENFQAMKNKTMPDKQYMSGESSYYHDSIEVTIKGLEIELVRILTIFTTIDFSSNNFSGEIPNVVGKLYSLKVLNFSHNSLTGYIPEALGDLTSLESLDISSNHLTGRIPSQLTSLTFLAVLNLSFNHLHGPIPYGRQFNTFENGSYAGNLGLCGFPLSKGCGDNQTQVQPPVFQHEEDDSGLDGFTWKIVVIGYGCGMTLGLFLGSLMFLIGRPRFFVKLAERKLPKKVIRLRRTVADIVVRRN; this is translated from the coding sequence ATGGGGGCATTAACTTGGCTATTTCCATTCCTTCTCTATTTCTTGGAATATCAAGTTGCTGCTTCTTCATCGTcacctctttcttcttttgcttcttctgcACACCCTTTGTGTCGTCATGACCAGAGGTCTGCACTGCTTCAATTTAAGCATTTGTTTGACATAAACAGCAATGCTTCTTCGCGTTGCGATCGGGCCGGTATTCCTTCATATCCAAAGACCCTGTCTTGGGATGAGAATGCAACTGATTGTTGCAATTGGGACGGGGTCACGTGCGATGAGTTGACTGGTCACGTGGTTGGGCTTGATCTCAGTTGTAGCCAGCTCTATGGTACAATCCAACCCAATAGCAGCCTTTTCCAGCTTTCTCACCTCCAACGGCTCAATCTGGCTCACAATGACTTCAACTACTCGCGCACTTCATATGCATTTGGCAGCTTTGCAAGTTTGACGCACCTCAACCTATCCAAGTCTGGTTTTTTAGGTTCAATCTCATCTGAACTCTCCCTCCTGTCCAAATTGATTTCACTTGATCTGTCTTCTATTCGACTAAGACTTAATCCACAACTAAGAGTTATAGGGCGACTAAGATTTAAGTCGCTACTAAGACTTGAGCCGCGCGCGCGACTAAGACTTGATCCGCTCCATTTCAAAATTCTCTTGAAAAACGTGACCCGATTACAAGAACTTGTCCTTCATGGGGTAAATATATCTTTTGGTTCACCCGATTCCTTGTTGAATTTGACTTCTTTAACAGCTCTAGACCTGTCATCGACCGAATTGTCAGGGAATTTACCAGATGGTGTTTTCCACTTTCCAAACTTGCAGAAACTTGTTTTATGTGACAACTTGAATCTTGATATCAACTTACCAAAATCAACTTGGGGTAGTGGTGGTTCTCTATGGGTGTTGGATCTTTCTGAAACCAAATTGTTTGGAGAATTACCTGATTCAATTGGCCATCTCAAGTCTTTGAAATCCTTGGATCTCTCGTGGACGAGTTTATCTGGAGAACTACCTGATTCAATTGGCTATCTCAAGTCTTTGAAATCCTTGGATCTCTCGTCGACGAGTTTATCTGGAGAACTACCAGATTCAATTGGCTATCTCAATTCTTTGAAATCCTTGTATCTCTCCAGGACAAGTTTATCTGGAAAACTACCTGATTCAATTGGTTTTCTCAAGTCTTTGAATTACTTGATTCTCTCCCGGTGCAAATTATGGGGTTCCATTCCTAAATCTCTTGGGAACCTTACGCAGATCCGTGAACTAGACTTAACGGGAAATGATTTTACTGGTGAAGTCCCATCTACTATCTCAAATCTCAAGCAACTCACTCATTTAATACTTGACTCCAACGACCTTGGAGGCAGAATTCTCGCTTTTGTTGAGTTCCCAATGCTGGAGAAGTTACATATAGGGGAtaacaatttcacgggtcccaTTCCCTTCAATTTAAGTGGTCTTCAAAACCTAAGGGAACTCTACTTAAATAAGAACTCTCTCAGTGGGGTAATACCTCCATCCTTGTTTACTCTTATGTCATTGGAACAATTAGACTTGAGTTCCAATCATTTAACTGGTCAAATTCCTGAGTTCCAGCATCGTTTACCATTGGACACCATTGACTTGAGTGACAATAAACTTCGTGGCCCCATTCCACAGTCAATTTCCACTCTTGTAAATCTGGCCGAGCTTTATCTTGCATCAAATGATCTGAGTGCGGTCGCCAGAAGCAATGGCAACAATACCCTTCCTAACCTTAGGAATTTCCGTATGTCATCTTGCAACATCGAGGTGttcccttatttcttaagagCCTCAGAGAATCTTGTAGAGCTAGATCTTTCTCAAAACAGAATTCATGGACAAATTCCAAATTGGGTTGGGTTCATCGGAAAGGCTTCATTGCTGTATTTGAATCTTTCACACAACTTTCTAACAGGCATAAACAAACTTCCTTGGGAACACCTAAATACTCTTGATCTTCGTTCCAATTTGCTTCAAGGACCACTTCTCATTCCACCCCCCTCTATACTGTACTTTTTGATGTCAAACAATAGTCTTTATGGAGAGATTTCTTCATCGGTTTGCAATGCGAGTTCCCTTCAAATGCTTGATTTGTCTCACAATAAATTGAGCGGTGAGGTTCCACAATGTTTGGGTAATTCTAGTAGTTTTCTCGAGGTGTTAAGTCTGCGCTCCAATGGATTTAAGGGAACCCTTCCCTTGACATTTGAAAAGCCCAGCCAGTTACGAAGTCTTGATTTGagtgaaaatcattttgaaGGACCACTTCCAAGATCTTTGGTAAATTGTAGAAGCTTGGAAGTTCTAAACGTCGGAAACAACAAGGTTAATGATACATTTCCAAATTGGTTGGGGATTCTTCCTGAGTTACAGGTTCTTGTCGTACGATCCAACCAATTTCATGGTCCAATAAACACTATAATGAGTGAATTTTCCTTTCCTAAGCTTCGAATTGTTGACCTCTCCTATAATGAGTTCACTGGCCATTTGCCAACGAGGTACTTCGAAAATTTCCAAGCTATGAAGAACAAAACTATGCCGGACAAACAATACATGAGTGGGGAGAGTAGTTATTATCATGATTCTATCGAAGTGACAATAAAGGGGCTTGAGATCGAATTGGTGAGAATTTTGACTATCTTCACAACAATCGACTTTTCATCCAACAATTTTAGTGGAGAAATTCCAAATGTAGTTGGAAAGCTCTATTCCCTCAAAGTGCTTAATTTTTCTCATAACAGTCTTACAGGCTATATTCCTGAAGCTTTGGGAGACTTGACGAGCCTTGAATCGTTAGACATCTCTTCTAACCACCTCACCGGCAGAATTCCAAGCCAATTAACAAGTTTGACATTTCTTGCAGTCTTGAACCTTTCGTTCAACCATCTCCATGGACCCATACCCTATGGTCGACAATTTAATACATTTGAGAATGGTTCATATGCTGGGAACTTAGGATTATGTGGGTTTCCATTGTCGAAGGGATGTGGAGATAATCAAACACAAGTACAGCCACCGGTGTTCCAACATGAGGAAGATGATTCAGGTTTGGATGGATTTACTTGGAAAATTGTGGTGATAGGGTATGGGTGTGGAATGACACTGGGACTCTTTCTAGGATCTCTCATGTTCTTAATTGGTAGACCTAGATTCTTTGTCAAACTTGCTGAAAGAAAGTTGCCTAAGAAGGTGATAAGATTGAGGAGAACGGTTGCAGACATAGTGGTTAGAAGAAACTAG